The genomic stretch ACTGAATTTCGGATTCGATGTTTTCGATATCGGCGATGATATCCAAAGGTGGGCGATGCGTGACCTCCTCGTGGAGGACCTCCTTGTAGCGATTGAGGCTGAGGTCATAGTTCTGGGCAACGATGTCGGCCTTGGGGACAATGAAACTCTGCGCGGTGCGGGGCCGCTCCTGCTCGGAGCCGTCGCGGCGGCCCCAACGGGCAAGAATGTCGGGAAGGTTGTTCATTTCGTGGTCGGCCTCGTTCAGGGCGACCTTGGGGCGTGGCCCTTGCTTCTCCTCGGGGAGTAGCGGCGTTCGCTTGTCGTCGAGACTGTAGCCGTCAGCGGTGAGGTCGTAGAACCACACGTTATCGGTGCCGCCCGCGCTGGTCTTGGTAAAGCAGAGGATGGCGGTAGATACCCCGGCGTATGGCCTGAACACACCCGACGGCAGCTTGACAATGGCGTCGAGTTTGTGGTCCTCGACCAGGATCTTGCGTAGACCTACGTGGGCCTTAGTGGAGCCGAACAGTACCCCGTCCGGGACGATGACGGCAGCCCGACCGCCGGGCTTGAGCAGCCGCAGGAACAGGACCAAAAACAGCAGTTCGGTCTTCTTGGTCTTGACAACCTGGAGCAGGTCCTCGGCTGTGGTTTCGAAGTCGAGGCTACCCGCGAATGGTGGGTTGGCCAGGATCAAGGAGTACCGCTCGGTCTCGTCTGCGACATTCTGGGCCAGAGAGTCGCGGTAACGGATGTCGGGCTGTTCGACCTCGTGCAGCAGCATGTTCATGCTGGCGATCCGGAGCATGGTGGAATCGAAGTCGAACCCGTGGAACATGCTGTTGTGGAAGTGTCGCTGCTGGTTGCGCTCCAGCAGGGTCTCGGAGTGCTCGCGCTGGACGTACTCGGCCCCGGCCACCAAGAACCCTGCGGTCCCGCAGGCCGGGTCACAGATCTCATCTCCGGGGCTCGGGTTCATCATCTCGACCATGAGCTGGATGATGTGCCGAGGGGTACGGAACTGGCCGTTCTGCCCAGCTGTGGCGATCTTACTGAGCATGTATTCGTACAGGTCGCCCTTGACGTCCCCCTGATCGAGGGGCAGTTCGGCCAGTATGTCTACGGCCTTGGTGAGCAGGTTCGGCGTGGGGATGGTGAATCGGGCGTCCTTCATGTGGTGGGAGTAGGTGGACTCCTTGCCACCGAGCTCTCGCAACCATGGAAATACCCGGTCGGCGACGGTCTTGTACATTTGGTCCGGCTGCTTCTCGGTGAACACCGACCAGCGCAGGTCCCTTGTATCGGCCGTGTAGATCGGGTTCTCTATCGGCTCACCGGTAAGG from Nonomuraea polychroma encodes the following:
- a CDS encoding type I restriction-modification system subunit M, which produces MITGELRSKIDKLWDAFWSGGISNPMEVIEQITYLMFIKRLDGIQTSKERRANLTGEPIENPIYTADTRDLRWSVFTEKQPDQMYKTVADRVFPWLRELGGKESTYSHHMKDARFTIPTPNLLTKAVDILAELPLDQGDVKGDLYEYMLSKIATAGQNGQFRTPRHIIQLMVEMMNPSPGDEICDPACGTAGFLVAGAEYVQREHSETLLERNQQRHFHNSMFHGFDFDSTMLRIASMNMLLHEVEQPDIRYRDSLAQNVADETERYSLILANPPFAGSLDFETTAEDLLQVVKTKKTELLFLVLFLRLLKPGGRAAVIVPDGVLFGSTKAHVGLRKILVEDHKLDAIVKLPSGVFRPYAGVSTAILCFTKTSAGGTDNVWFYDLTADGYSLDDKRTPLLPEEKQGPRPKVALNEADHEMNNLPDILARWGRRDGSEQERPRTAQSFIVPKADIVAQNYDLSLNRYKEVLHEEVTHRPPLDIIADIENIESEIQSGLSILKAGLK